A section of the Solitalea canadensis DSM 3403 genome encodes:
- a CDS encoding sodium/sugar symporter, protein MKTLETKDHIVFLVYFVIIAVYGYWVYRRKKSASASSKDYFLAEGSLTWWAIGASLIASNISAEQFIGMSGSGFKMGLAIATYEWMAAATLIIVAVFFIPVYLKNKIYTMPQFLNQRYNSTVSMIMAVFWLLLYVVVNLTSILYLGALAINSISGIDTNLCMLGLAVFALVITLGGMKVIGYTDVIQVFFLILGGLVTTYLALNMVSEHYGSSGVLNGFNLMTKNAGEHFHMIFEKDNPNYMDLPGLTVLIGGMWIVNLNYWGCNQYITQRALGADLKTARSGILFAAFLKMLMPVIVVLPGIAAYLLYKEGAFQSEMLQGGEVNPDRAYPVLLNLLPAGLKGLSFAALTAAVVASLAGKANSIATIFTLDIYKKVFNTGADEKKQVLVGKITVVVAMALAFCIAPHLGIDKKGGFQYIQEYTGFVSPGIFAMFILGFFWKRTTSNAALFATIGGFALSVFFKVLPLFADLSFLSPFGFSKDNGSGVYEIPFLDRMGFVFIICVVAMYIISMLESKKSTKEEIVETDETVYGDETIAIAEDGTAIKALKKSQGLEVDTTMFKTTTGFAVGALIICGLLVALYTVFW, encoded by the coding sequence ATGAAGACACTTGAAACAAAGGACCATATTGTGTTCCTTGTTTATTTCGTGATCATTGCCGTATATGGCTATTGGGTCTACCGAAGAAAAAAATCGGCAAGTGCCAGTTCTAAGGATTATTTCTTGGCAGAGGGCTCATTAACATGGTGGGCCATAGGTGCATCTCTAATCGCTTCAAACATTTCAGCAGAACAATTCATCGGAATGAGCGGTTCCGGTTTTAAAATGGGACTTGCCATTGCCACCTATGAATGGATGGCTGCGGCTACATTAATAATTGTGGCTGTATTTTTTATTCCTGTTTACCTAAAGAACAAAATATATACAATGCCGCAATTTCTGAATCAGCGGTATAATTCAACCGTGAGCATGATCATGGCGGTGTTTTGGTTGTTACTTTATGTGGTGGTCAATCTTACTTCAATTCTTTATTTGGGAGCATTGGCTATTAACAGTATTTCGGGTATCGATACCAATTTATGTATGCTTGGATTAGCTGTTTTTGCATTGGTTATTACGCTGGGAGGGATGAAAGTTATTGGCTACACGGATGTTATTCAGGTGTTTTTCCTGATTTTAGGAGGTTTGGTTACAACTTATCTTGCATTAAACATGGTGTCTGAACACTATGGTTCATCGGGTGTTTTGAATGGATTTAACCTAATGACAAAAAATGCAGGGGAACATTTTCATATGATCTTTGAAAAAGATAATCCGAATTACATGGATCTTCCCGGGTTAACTGTTTTAATTGGTGGTATGTGGATCGTAAACCTAAATTATTGGGGTTGCAATCAGTACATTACTCAACGTGCTTTGGGAGCTGATTTAAAAACGGCACGCAGTGGTATTCTTTTCGCAGCTTTCTTAAAAATGTTAATGCCGGTTATTGTGGTGCTGCCAGGTATTGCAGCCTACTTGTTATACAAAGAAGGTGCTTTTCAGTCGGAGATGTTGCAGGGTGGAGAGGTGAACCCTGATAGAGCCTATCCGGTTTTATTAAATCTATTGCCTGCTGGATTAAAGGGTTTGTCATTTGCCGCGTTAACAGCAGCGGTGGTAGCTTCTTTGGCCGGAAAAGCTAATAGTATTGCCACCATTTTTACCCTTGATATTTATAAGAAAGTATTTAATACTGGAGCCGACGAGAAGAAACAAGTGTTAGTTGGTAAAATAACCGTTGTAGTGGCTATGGCCCTTGCTTTTTGCATTGCTCCGCATTTAGGAATTGATAAAAAAGGTGGTTTCCAATACATTCAGGAATACACCGGATTTGTTTCCCCTGGTATTTTTGCCATGTTTATTTTAGGTTTCTTCTGGAAACGCACAACTTCAAATGCTGCATTGTTTGCTACAATAGGTGGTTTTGCGCTTTCAGTTTTCTTTAAAGTGCTTCCACTGTTTGCCGATTTATCATTCCTATCGCCATTTGGTTTTTCAAAAGACAACGGATCTGGGGTTTATGAAATTCCATTCCTTGATCGTATGGGCTTTGTATTTATTATTTGTGTGGTGGCTATGTACATTATCAGCATGTTAGAAAGCAAAAAATCAACTAAGGAAGAAATCGTTGAAACAGATGAAACTGTTTATGGTGACGAAACCATTGCTATTGCCGAAGATGGTACAGCCATTAAGGCCCTTAAAAAATCTCAAGGACTGGAAGTGGATACAACTATGTTTAAAACAACAACCGGATTTGCTGTGGGCGCATTAATAATTTGTGGATTATTGGTGGCTTTGTATACAGTTTTTTGGTAA
- a CDS encoding DUF6515 family protein has product MKTQSFSLQVLLYSFIVSALIFQPIDGNGQRMPHRGGGGVGNRGASSRPATHNRPSTPSRPASTPQKRSINGGSQLDADRGVRQNRSSSGGQTQINNRDNAGRNATIKDNTARRDDNNTNIGKGGNKVNIDNSKRNVNINVDNSKNINVNNNRNTVVRRNNINTYNRPPYRYGGRSYYCYHPYFYHPYRPFYWGPVWHPWGFFVATLAVTAIVVSVNNAQYHYDQGVWYEPSTNGYTVVQAPVGGTVTTIPSGYETVVVNNTTNYYYGGAYYEKDGTTYKVVAPPAGAVIEKLPEGGEEVRIGDQTYVKVGETYYQPVEGNKYEVVQIEEGS; this is encoded by the coding sequence ATGAAAACGCAATCCTTTTCGTTACAAGTATTACTATACAGCTTTATTGTTTCAGCACTTATTTTTCAACCTATAGATGGCAATGGTCAACGGATGCCTCATAGAGGAGGAGGTGGTGTGGGTAACAGAGGAGCTTCATCTCGACCAGCCACTCACAATAGACCTTCTACTCCATCAAGGCCAGCAAGTACACCTCAAAAGCGATCAATCAATGGAGGAAGCCAACTTGATGCAGATCGTGGAGTTCGCCAAAACAGGTCATCATCCGGAGGTCAAACCCAAATTAATAACCGCGATAATGCGGGTAGAAATGCAACTATTAAAGACAACACAGCTAGAAGAGATGATAACAATACCAACATTGGCAAAGGTGGTAACAAAGTAAATATTGATAACAGTAAAAGAAATGTCAATATAAATGTAGATAACAGCAAAAACATTAATGTAAATAACAACAGAAATACAGTTGTTCGAAGGAATAATATCAATACTTACAACCGACCTCCTTATCGTTATGGCGGACGAAGTTACTATTGCTATCATCCCTACTTCTATCATCCTTACAGACCATTCTATTGGGGCCCGGTTTGGCATCCATGGGGATTCTTTGTAGCTACCCTTGCGGTAACAGCTATTGTTGTAAGTGTGAATAATGCACAATATCATTATGATCAGGGAGTTTGGTACGAACCTTCAACTAATGGGTATACGGTTGTTCAGGCACCTGTAGGAGGCACAGTAACAACCATTCCCTCCGGGTATGAAACTGTGGTTGTAAATAATACTACCAATTATTATTACGGAGGTGCTTATTATGAAAAAGATGGTACCACCTATAAGGTAGTAGCGCCACCTGCGGGTGCAGTTATTGAAAAACTACCAGAAGGTGGGGAGGAGGTTCGAATCGGAGATCAGACGTATGTAAAAGTTGGTGAAACCTATTATCAGCCTGTTGAAGGCAATAAGTATGAAGTGGTTCAGATAGAAGAGGGGAGTTAA
- a CDS encoding DUF2092 domain-containing protein, translating to MKRLLILVLFIPFSVFSQTKKVDTMAVLILDRMSNVIGDLESCSYDLSTASDELGEYGLVKHYGESKVYMVGPDKMLIQTKGDKGHRGYWYNGKQMTYYSYTENNFATMKAPSSIIATIDSLHEHYGIDFPAADFFYPTFSDDILDHFDKIVLVGIAKIEGKDCFHLLADSQSLHLQIWIANDGTALPMRFSIIYKSKDQSPQYEATFSNWVMNPNLPDILFEFAPPPGAHEITILAKTAKN from the coding sequence ATGAAACGACTTTTGATTTTAGTATTATTTATACCCTTCTCCGTTTTTTCACAAACAAAAAAGGTGGACACAATGGCTGTGCTCATACTCGACAGGATGAGCAATGTAATAGGAGATTTAGAATCATGTAGTTATGATTTAAGTACGGCCAGTGATGAGTTGGGAGAATATGGTTTAGTAAAGCACTATGGAGAAAGCAAAGTTTATATGGTTGGCCCAGATAAAATGTTAATACAAACTAAAGGAGATAAAGGACATCGTGGTTATTGGTATAATGGGAAGCAAATGACTTACTATTCATATACAGAGAATAATTTTGCAACAATGAAAGCTCCGTCCAGTATCATTGCAACGATAGATAGCTTGCATGAACATTATGGAATTGACTTTCCGGCAGCAGATTTCTTTTATCCCACATTTAGTGATGATATCCTCGATCATTTTGATAAGATTGTTCTTGTAGGAATTGCAAAAATAGAAGGCAAAGACTGCTTTCACCTATTAGCCGACAGTCAATCACTGCACTTACAAATATGGATCGCTAATGATGGTACTGCTTTACCGATGAGGTTTTCGATTATTTATAAAAGTAAAGACCAAAGTCCGCAGTATGAAGCCACCTTTTCCAATTGGGTTATGAATCCAAATTTACCCGATATACTTTTTGAATTTGCTCCACCACCTGGGGCACATGAAATAACCATATTGGCAAAAACAGCAAAAAATTAA
- the xylA gene encoding xylose isomerase, translating into MSIVLGNKEYFKGIKEIKFEGRESDNPLAYRWYDENRVIAGKTMKEHLRFAVAYWHSFCGSGADPFGEATHLFPWNEKTDVLDRAKEKMDAAFELITKLNLPYYCFHDVDLVDYGNNVVENEKRLCAITEYAKSKQAASGVKLLWGTANLFSHRRYMNGASTNPDFHVLAHGAAQVKAALDATIELGGENYVFWGGREGYMSLLNTDMKREKEHLAEFLRTARDYARLQGFKGTFFIEPKPCEPSKHQYDYDVETVIGFLRQYDLLNDFKLNIEVNHATLAGHTFEHELQVAADAGLLGSIDANRGDYQNGWDTDQFPTNLNELTEAMLVILQAGGFKGGGINFDAKIRRNSTDPADLFYAHIGGADNFARALITADNILQQSNFLKLKQERYASFDSGKGKEFEQGKLTLQDLRDFAVANGEPEMRSGKQEYTENLINRFI; encoded by the coding sequence ATGTCAATCGTATTAGGAAATAAGGAATATTTCAAAGGGATAAAAGAGATAAAATTTGAAGGTCGTGAATCGGACAATCCATTGGCGTATCGTTGGTATGACGAGAATCGTGTAATAGCCGGCAAAACCATGAAAGAGCATTTGCGATTTGCTGTGGCTTATTGGCATTCATTCTGCGGAAGCGGTGCCGATCCATTTGGTGAAGCTACCCATTTGTTTCCATGGAATGAAAAGACGGATGTTTTAGATCGCGCAAAAGAAAAAATGGATGCGGCTTTTGAATTGATCACCAAGCTTAATCTTCCTTATTACTGTTTTCATGATGTCGATCTGGTTGATTACGGAAATAACGTGGTGGAGAACGAAAAACGTTTATGTGCAATTACCGAATATGCTAAAAGTAAACAGGCTGCAAGCGGGGTGAAGTTGTTATGGGGCACAGCCAACCTATTTTCACACCGTCGCTATATGAACGGAGCTTCCACAAATCCTGATTTTCATGTGCTGGCACACGGTGCTGCCCAGGTAAAAGCCGCTCTTGATGCTACCATTGAATTGGGTGGTGAAAACTATGTTTTCTGGGGTGGAAGAGAAGGATACATGTCGCTATTAAATACAGACATGAAGCGTGAAAAGGAACATCTTGCCGAATTCCTTCGTACAGCTCGTGATTATGCTCGCTTGCAAGGTTTCAAAGGCACTTTCTTTATTGAACCTAAACCTTGTGAACCTTCAAAGCATCAATATGATTACGATGTAGAAACAGTTATTGGTTTTTTAAGACAGTATGATCTGTTAAATGACTTTAAGTTAAATATAGAGGTTAACCATGCAACGTTGGCGGGACATACTTTTGAACATGAGTTGCAAGTTGCTGCAGATGCTGGTTTATTAGGTTCCATCGACGCCAATCGTGGTGATTACCAAAATGGCTGGGATACCGATCAGTTTCCGACTAATCTGAATGAGCTTACTGAAGCGATGTTAGTGATTTTACAGGCTGGTGGTTTTAAAGGAGGAGGGATCAATTTCGATGCTAAAATTCGCAGGAATTCTACTGATCCTGCCGATTTATTTTATGCACACATTGGAGGTGCCGACAATTTTGCTCGTGCCTTAATTACCGCTGATAATATTCTTCAACAATCAAACTTCCTGAAATTAAAACAGGAGCGCTATGCCTCATTTGACTCAGGTAAAGGAAAGGAATTTGAACAAGGTAAACTCACTTTGCAGGACTTAAGAGATTTTGCTGTTGCTAATGGTGAGCCTGAAATGAGAAGTGGTAAGCAGGAATATACGGAGAATTTAATCAATAGATTTATATAG
- a CDS encoding xylulokinase yields the protein MLLLGIDVGTSSIKVSVVDAATQYCIVSAQFPEKETVVIAHRTGWAEQDPLMWWENVQQAILKAHATQKYNPKDIGAIGIAYQMHGMVIVDKQQQVLRNSIIWCDSRAVEIGRKAFDTIGHERCLSHLLNSPGNFTASKLAWVKQEEPDIYAQVDKVMLPGDFIAMKLTGEITTSISALSEGVFYDFVTDGLSRDVMNYYGFGESVIPLINPVFTAHGQVKASVANKLSLKPGIPVTYKAGDQPNNALSLNVLQPGEVAATAGTSGVIYGITDQLTFDPQSRVNPFAHVNYTTHQKRLGVLLCINGTGILNRWTRDTIAPEMSYAEINAQAQRIPIGSDGLRILPFGNGAERMLNNQQVGAHINNIDLNKHTSSHLLRATQEGIAFAFRYGLDIMRSNKMHPQVIKAGLANLFLSELFTEAFVNTNGVPVELYKNDGSVGAALGAGIGVKAFASAEDAFTNLKPLKVIEPQNKAAYESAYADWKELLDKQLINNKQEEIICQSY from the coding sequence ATGTTATTATTAGGAATAGACGTAGGAACTTCATCCATAAAAGTTTCTGTAGTAGATGCTGCTACCCAATACTGTATTGTATCTGCACAGTTTCCGGAAAAGGAAACGGTTGTAATTGCCCATCGTACCGGTTGGGCTGAACAAGACCCGTTAATGTGGTGGGAAAATGTTCAGCAAGCTATCTTAAAAGCACATGCTACCCAAAAATATAACCCTAAGGATATTGGAGCAATTGGCATAGCTTATCAGATGCATGGAATGGTGATTGTTGATAAGCAGCAACAAGTACTTCGCAATTCAATTATTTGGTGCGACAGCAGGGCGGTTGAAATCGGAAGAAAAGCGTTTGATACCATTGGTCATGAAAGATGTCTATCACATTTATTGAACTCTCCCGGAAATTTTACCGCATCAAAACTGGCATGGGTAAAACAAGAGGAACCAGACATATATGCTCAAGTAGACAAGGTGATGTTGCCTGGTGATTTTATCGCGATGAAACTTACCGGAGAAATTACGACAAGTATTTCGGCATTATCAGAAGGTGTATTTTATGACTTTGTTACTGATGGGCTTTCTCGTGATGTGATGAATTATTATGGTTTCGGCGAAAGTGTCATTCCGTTAATCAATCCTGTATTTACTGCTCACGGCCAGGTAAAAGCATCAGTGGCTAATAAACTATCACTTAAGCCGGGTATTCCCGTTACTTATAAAGCGGGTGATCAACCTAATAATGCCTTGTCATTAAATGTATTGCAACCTGGTGAGGTTGCAGCAACTGCCGGAACATCAGGTGTTATTTATGGAATTACTGATCAACTTACTTTCGATCCGCAATCACGTGTTAACCCGTTCGCTCATGTTAATTATACCACTCATCAAAAACGACTGGGTGTATTATTATGCATCAATGGAACAGGTATTTTGAACAGATGGACGCGTGATACGATTGCTCCCGAGATGAGTTATGCCGAGATCAATGCGCAAGCTCAACGGATACCAATTGGTAGCGATGGTTTACGGATTTTGCCATTTGGAAATGGTGCTGAACGGATGCTGAATAATCAGCAGGTAGGCGCTCATATAAATAACATCGACCTGAATAAACACACTTCTTCCCATCTATTAAGAGCCACTCAAGAGGGGATTGCATTTGCCTTCCGTTACGGATTGGATATCATGCGTTCAAACAAAATGCATCCTCAGGTGATAAAAGCTGGACTAGCGAACCTGTTTCTGAGCGAATTATTTACCGAAGCTTTTGTGAATACCAATGGCGTGCCTGTTGAGCTTTATAAGAACGACGGCAGTGTTGGTGCTGCATTAGGAGCGGGGATAGGCGTGAAGGCGTTTGCCTCTGCAGAAGATGCTTTTACGAATCTTAAACCACTGAAAGTGATTGAGCCGCAAAATAAGGCAGCTTATGAATCGGCTTATGCAGATTGGAAAGAATTATTGGATAAACAACTGATTAATAATAAACAAGAAGAAATTATATGTCAATCGTATTAG
- a CDS encoding LacI family DNA-binding transcriptional regulator: protein MKKTTIHDIARELNITFSTVAKALNDHPRIKASTKIAVREMAVKLNYQQNKLASSLKSGKTGIVGVLVPTLDVSFFSSVVHGIESVMNENGYSILLYQSKELHAHEVSGIETFLQSRVEGIISSLALETSTFDHFKELKERGIPVLLFDRTDDEIGVPCVRIDDYRGGYMATEHLIKQGCKRIVHISTDQNVKIFKERLRGYKEALLHYNLPVDDKLIFYGNLSIELGMQCIQQLVDNNVDFDGIFAFEDYTGLGVLKQLKKLNITIPNQVKVIGFANEAFGAHITPPLSTVDQQTVKMGEESARLFLKLLKSGEYYSTTPEQIVLDPLLIIRESSGGVG from the coding sequence TTGAAAAAAACCACCATACACGATATAGCCAGAGAACTAAACATCACGTTTTCAACAGTAGCCAAGGCACTGAATGACCATCCTCGTATTAAAGCTTCAACCAAGATAGCCGTACGTGAAATGGCGGTCAAGTTGAACTACCAGCAAAATAAGCTCGCTTCATCACTTAAGTCTGGAAAGACAGGAATTGTGGGTGTTTTAGTACCAACATTGGATGTCAGCTTTTTTAGTTCGGTGGTACATGGTATTGAATCGGTGATGAATGAGAATGGGTATAGCATCTTGTTGTATCAGTCGAAGGAGCTTCATGCGCATGAGGTTAGCGGAATTGAAACCTTCCTTCAATCGCGAGTAGAAGGTATCATTTCATCTTTAGCGTTGGAAACTTCAACGTTTGATCATTTTAAGGAACTAAAAGAACGTGGCATTCCGGTCTTACTTTTTGACCGTACAGATGATGAAATTGGTGTGCCTTGTGTAAGAATTGATGACTATCGAGGTGGTTACATGGCTACTGAACATTTGATCAAACAAGGCTGCAAGCGAATTGTTCATATCTCAACTGATCAGAATGTTAAAATTTTCAAGGAGCGTTTAAGAGGTTATAAAGAAGCGTTATTACATTACAATTTACCTGTAGATGATAAGCTAATCTTTTACGGCAACCTGTCGATTGAGTTGGGAATGCAGTGTATTCAGCAATTAGTTGATAACAATGTGGACTTTGATGGAATATTTGCTTTTGAGGATTACACCGGTTTAGGTGTTTTAAAGCAATTGAAAAAGCTAAATATTACGATTCCTAATCAGGTAAAAGTAATTGGTTTTGCCAATGAAGCTTTTGGAGCTCATATCACTCCTCCCCTTAGCACAGTCGACCAACAGACCGTGAAAATGGGTGAAGAATCGGCTCGTTTGTTTCTTAAATTACTAAAGAGCGGGGAATACTATTCCACTACTCCAGAGCAAATTGTTCTGGATCCGTTGTTGATTATACGGGAGTCATCGGGAGGAGTAGGTTGA